One stretch of Leptospira barantonii DNA includes these proteins:
- the speD gene encoding adenosylmethionine decarboxylase: MNALGKHVIAEFYDCDYETINNHELVEDIMLKSVDLSGATTIKSVFHRFSPYGVSGVVVVSESHFAIHTWPEYGYCAVDVFTCGDLIDNQAALDYLKEKFGSKSISVVEMKRGLLNLGVDLHHKPVGN; this comes from the coding sequence TTGAACGCATTGGGAAAACATGTAATCGCCGAGTTTTATGACTGCGATTATGAAACCATTAACAACCACGAATTAGTTGAGGACATTATGTTAAAGTCCGTTGACCTGTCAGGTGCCACGACCATTAAGTCGGTTTTTCATAGGTTCAGTCCGTATGGAGTGAGCGGCGTGGTTGTTGTTAGTGAGTCCCACTTTGCGATTCATACCTGGCCCGAATACGGCTACTGTGCCGTTGACGTGTTTACCTGTGGGGATCTCATTGATAACCAGGCCGCCCTGGATTATCTTAAAGAGAAATTCGGCTCGAAAAGCATTTCCGTTGTGGAAATGAAACGTGGTCTATTGAACTTAGGCGTAGACCTGCACCACAAGCCAGTTGGAAACTAA
- a CDS encoding PAS domain S-box protein: protein MSENQKELNRISKKVEILEFLSGLNGETISLDVSLSKILEKLSREFSALYGQVWILNSDALILESQFISESIEPVRSARILSNTRTYKLYELLFLSTAEKRVPWDLDLSAELSAPSMLKDRVFELALLPIVFEKRTLGVFVLFLPKTRTESSEAEDWIRYYGGLISEKILRRSLQESEERMRKVLENMPILFMAVDSSFRFVSWNHECERVIGYSEAEVLGREGFLQTKLLKEPNASSLKMDSEIFDSDFKNWELELLAKDGKTKTILLSNLSSEFSLPGWEKWFVGVDITHTKEIERELKGSLKELSDFQTALNAVSIVAFTDRAGTIIYVNQNFCNISGYSRDELLGQNHRIVNSGYHSKEFFKELWKTISGGKIWKGEIKNRAKDGRFYWVDTTISPILDDKGKPYQYLAIRNDITERKETEEKARHAENNLKTLQDRMSPHFLFNTLSIIHSYLQTNSELADSAILMLADNYRFLTDQANKPLVPFNVEWEFMENYLKLLKLRFSDFIDIKIEKVGNFGKCQLPPLTLQPIVENSYLHGLRNKKGRGTIHVKAFIEGSKTHILIRDDGVGLKSETIHSRTLANISDRLKFYLYDSEVKMENHPEGGTIVTVTFDKPNNEKLSDLIIDGKRE from the coding sequence ATGAGCGAAAACCAAAAAGAATTGAATCGAATTTCCAAGAAAGTCGAGATCTTGGAATTCTTATCCGGTCTCAACGGAGAAACGATTTCTCTCGACGTTTCGCTTTCGAAGATATTGGAAAAGTTGTCCCGGGAATTTTCCGCCTTGTACGGACAGGTTTGGATCTTGAATTCGGATGCGTTGATTCTCGAATCGCAATTTATTTCCGAGTCGATCGAGCCGGTTCGTTCCGCTCGAATTCTTTCAAACACAAGAACTTACAAACTTTACGAACTTTTATTCCTATCCACCGCAGAAAAGCGGGTTCCTTGGGATCTCGACTTGTCCGCCGAGTTATCCGCGCCTTCGATGCTCAAGGATCGAGTGTTTGAGCTCGCGCTTCTTCCGATCGTATTCGAAAAAAGAACGTTAGGCGTGTTTGTTTTATTTTTGCCGAAGACCCGAACCGAATCTTCCGAAGCCGAGGATTGGATTCGTTATTACGGCGGTCTGATCTCCGAAAAAATTCTGAGACGTTCTTTGCAGGAAAGCGAGGAACGAATGAGAAAGGTCCTCGAGAACATGCCCATTCTTTTTATGGCGGTGGATTCTTCCTTTCGTTTTGTTTCTTGGAATCACGAATGTGAGCGAGTGATCGGATATTCCGAAGCGGAGGTTCTCGGTCGAGAAGGTTTTTTACAAACAAAACTTTTAAAGGAACCGAACGCTTCTTCCTTGAAGATGGATTCCGAAATTTTCGATTCGGATTTTAAGAACTGGGAACTTGAACTGCTCGCAAAGGACGGGAAAACGAAAACCATTCTTCTTTCCAATCTGTCCTCCGAGTTTTCTTTGCCGGGTTGGGAAAAATGGTTCGTTGGTGTGGACATCACTCATACGAAAGAGATCGAAAGAGAATTGAAAGGCTCGCTCAAGGAACTTTCCGATTTTCAAACCGCGTTAAACGCCGTTTCGATCGTTGCGTTTACGGATCGAGCGGGAACGATCATCTACGTAAACCAGAACTTCTGCAACATCAGCGGTTATTCTCGTGACGAACTTCTCGGACAAAATCATAGAATTGTAAACTCCGGTTATCATTCCAAAGAATTCTTTAAAGAATTATGGAAAACGATTTCAGGCGGTAAAATCTGGAAAGGGGAAATCAAGAACAGAGCCAAGGACGGCAGGTTCTATTGGGTGGATACTACGATTTCTCCGATTCTCGACGATAAGGGTAAGCCGTATCAGTATCTCGCGATCCGAAACGACATCACGGAACGTAAGGAAACCGAAGAGAAGGCGAGACACGCGGAGAACAACTTAAAGACCCTTCAAGATCGGATGAGTCCGCACTTTTTATTCAACACGTTGAGCATCATTCATTCTTATCTTCAGACGAATTCCGAACTTGCGGATTCCGCGATCTTAATGCTCGCGGACAATTATCGTTTTCTTACCGATCAGGCGAACAAACCTCTCGTGCCGTTCAACGTTGAATGGGAATTTATGGAGAATTATCTCAAACTTCTCAAACTCAGATTCTCGGACTTCATCGATATAAAAATCGAGAAGGTGGGGAACTTCGGCAAATGTCAACTTCCTCCTTTGACTCTTCAACCCATAGTGGAGAATTCTTATCTTCACGGTTTGAGAAATAAAAAAGGACGCGGGACGATTCACGTGAAGGCGTTTATCGAAGGAAGTAAAACCCATATTCTCATCCGAGACGACGGAGTCGGACTCAAATCGGAAACGATTCATTCCCGTACTTTGGCGAACATATCGGATCGTCTTAAATTTTATCTTTACGATTCGGAAGTTAAAATGGAAAATCACCCCGAAGGCGGAACGATCGTCACCGTTACCTTCGATAAACCGAACAACGAAAAACTTTCCGATTTGATCATCGATGGCAAACGCGAATAA
- a CDS encoding 1-acyl-sn-glycerol-3-phosphate acyltransferase yields the protein MQETSLTSKNSDTTQVVYSTKTYDWLISLVYRTRGILFDSIDEYFSETNHDRILKAHYPTVIIGNHVEEGDVPALAVIHRVIQPKIKFAIPAREDILKKNFLVKEFRPKGTLKLIFGFIDKTNLIPVFLRYIGCFPVKRPFRDNARELLKSGELRNMVDQEWSTLVERVTSGRNLFMFPEGTFNHDGYLNQIKKGVYFIRTKIKDVHFISFTLTYDYISAKKTQLHIAYGENFDISENANSDEVANIVKERLGKNYVATSGNLLSMILMQLGTEASVGKDILFKRLQNFAAEVRKKGKEIHVSGKLFSSHLEDAFQHVLKVGLDNKLLKLDGNGKVLGTDKLLHKEGDTRNLRKKNVFLYHANQLTYHKPELDKILLSLT from the coding sequence ATGCAAGAGACCTCCCTTACTTCCAAAAATTCCGATACAACCCAAGTCGTTTATTCCACGAAAACTTATGATTGGCTGATCAGCCTCGTTTATAGAACCAGAGGAATTTTGTTCGATTCGATCGACGAATATTTTTCGGAAACCAATCACGATCGAATTTTAAAAGCGCACTACCCCACCGTCATCATCGGAAATCACGTCGAAGAAGGAGACGTTCCGGCTCTCGCCGTGATTCATAGAGTCATTCAACCGAAGATCAAGTTTGCGATTCCCGCAAGAGAGGACATCTTAAAAAAGAATTTCTTGGTAAAAGAATTCCGTCCTAAGGGAACGTTAAAACTCATCTTCGGATTCATCGATAAAACGAATTTGATTCCCGTGTTCTTAAGATACATCGGATGTTTTCCAGTCAAACGTCCGTTCCGCGATAATGCGAGAGAACTTTTGAAAAGCGGCGAACTCAGAAACATGGTGGATCAGGAATGGAGCACGTTAGTCGAAAGAGTGACTTCCGGCAGAAACTTATTCATGTTTCCGGAAGGAACCTTCAATCACGACGGCTATTTGAATCAGATCAAAAAGGGCGTCTACTTTATCCGTACGAAGATCAAGGACGTTCATTTTATTTCGTTCACTCTTACTTACGATTATATCTCCGCTAAAAAAACCCAACTTCATATCGCTTATGGGGAGAATTTCGACATCTCCGAAAACGCGAACAGCGACGAGGTCGCCAACATCGTAAAGGAAAGACTGGGTAAGAATTACGTCGCAACTTCGGGAAATCTACTTTCCATGATTCTAATGCAATTGGGAACCGAGGCTTCGGTCGGTAAGGATATATTGTTCAAACGTCTGCAGAACTTCGCGGCCGAGGTGAGAAAAAAAGGAAAGGAAATTCACGTTTCCGGTAAGTTATTCTCCTCTCATCTGGAAGACGCGTTCCAACACGTTCTCAAAGTCGGCTTGGACAATAAACTTCTAAAGCTCGACGGAAACGGAAAGGTGCTCGGCACGGACAAACTTCTTCATAAGGAAGGTGATACGAGAAATTTAAGAAAGAAGAACGTATTCTTGTATCACGCAAACCAACTTACGTATCACAAACCCGAGTTGGATAAGATTCTTCTTTCTCTAACTTAA
- a CDS encoding DUF2505 family protein, with protein MKYKVVQQFPVPLKDLLKAREDRYKYLDKFPELKNVELLEEKKDGNLVYQKRKVKLAESMPKVLATLLSDPSLLENSTFNLDTNTHEFTLAPPGNENIVKISGVSVYKELGPDQSERSYDVEVKSGVFLMGAAIEAVIEEVHKHSLEKDKNSIAEFLNSYKA; from the coding sequence ATGAAATATAAGGTAGTTCAACAATTTCCAGTTCCATTGAAGGATCTTTTAAAAGCGAGAGAAGACCGTTATAAATATTTGGATAAATTTCCAGAATTGAAGAACGTAGAACTTTTAGAAGAGAAAAAGGACGGAAACTTGGTCTATCAAAAACGCAAGGTGAAGCTGGCCGAGTCCATGCCTAAGGTACTTGCGACCCTTCTTTCGGATCCGTCCTTATTGGAAAACTCCACGTTCAATCTCGATACGAACACACACGAGTTTACGTTGGCTCCTCCCGGAAACGAAAACATCGTAAAGATCAGCGGCGTTTCCGTTTATAAGGAATTAGGTCCCGATCAATCCGAAAGAAGTTATGACGTGGAAGTGAAGTCCGGAGTGTTTCTGATGGGAGCCGCGATCGAAGCGGTGATCGAAGAAGTGCACAAACATTCATTGGAAAAGGATAAGAATTCCATCGCCGAGTTCTTAAATTCCTACAAGGCTTAA
- a CDS encoding Crp/Fnr family transcriptional regulator, with translation MNALKISAAPISENASKDKKEPLRLVNSNFDRKIRTYTKGEILFREMENSSGFYVILTGAVRSYRAVKNSDKQQTFRIHYKGSWVGLRDTFGEGKHLHNAVALEDTEVQFVSESEFRLLLQTDSEFRNLVFDKIACESRDAENKIYSMGTRQVHAQVAEYLLDRMKEEGSEIELTFTREVLASIIGVTTETLVRTLSDLKCRGWIEVDKKKIYVRDEANLVRLLD, from the coding sequence ATGAACGCACTCAAAATCAGCGCCGCGCCGATTTCGGAAAACGCATCGAAGGATAAAAAAGAACCCTTACGATTGGTGAATTCCAATTTCGATCGTAAGATTCGAACTTATACAAAGGGCGAAATTCTGTTTCGAGAAATGGAGAATTCTTCCGGATTTTACGTGATTCTAACCGGAGCGGTTCGATCCTACAGAGCCGTTAAGAATTCGGACAAACAACAAACATTCAGAATTCATTATAAAGGAAGTTGGGTCGGGCTCAGAGATACGTTCGGCGAGGGGAAACATCTACACAACGCGGTGGCCTTGGAGGACACGGAAGTTCAATTCGTTTCCGAATCGGAGTTCAGACTTCTTTTGCAGACGGATTCCGAATTTAGGAATCTCGTTTTCGACAAGATCGCGTGTGAAAGTCGCGACGCGGAAAATAAGATCTACTCGATGGGAACCCGTCAAGTACACGCGCAGGTCGCCGAATATCTTTTGGATAGGATGAAGGAAGAAGGTTCCGAAATCGAACTCACGTTTACGAGAGAAGTGCTCGCTTCGATCATAGGGGTTACTACGGAGACTTTGGTTCGCACCTTATCCGATCTGAAATGTAGAGGATGGATCGAAGTGGATAAGAAAAAAATCTACGTGCGAGACGAGGCCAATCTGGTTCGTTTATTGGACTAA
- the alr gene encoding alanine racemase — protein MKEIASSWVEISKRSLRNNLNHFRSILGSESVLTAILKSNAYGHGLEPMTRLCIEEGVSRIGVNSLEEALQIREIDSKIPILIMGEIQNPQKQKDVLSDQNFWIIFSRPETAKILSSFDPAPKLHLKVDTGMGRLGSHGDALKNTLDELKKEGIKLDGICTHFASTEDVLEHKYSLMQISKFEEAVKLAESFGYKNLIRHTCASASTMLFSNAHYEMVRIGISLYGLWPSMQTRLSLNLNGNKNFQLSPVLSWKTRIAHIQNHPANSYIGYGSTFQTSYPTKVAVVPVGYYEGLDRKLSSNGDMLILGKRARILGRICMNMTMLDVTHIPGAEVGSVVTIVGADGEESVTADDIADRTHTINYEITTRISESIPRIVVD, from the coding sequence ATGAAAGAAATTGCTTCTTCCTGGGTTGAAATCTCAAAACGTTCGTTGCGCAACAACTTGAATCATTTTCGGTCCATTCTCGGATCGGAATCCGTTCTTACGGCGATTCTCAAGTCGAACGCATACGGTCACGGCCTGGAACCGATGACCCGTCTTTGTATCGAAGAAGGTGTTTCGCGTATCGGAGTCAATTCTCTCGAAGAGGCTCTGCAGATCCGCGAGATCGATTCCAAAATTCCAATACTCATCATGGGTGAAATCCAAAACCCCCAAAAACAAAAGGACGTTTTGTCCGATCAGAATTTTTGGATTATTTTTTCGAGACCGGAAACCGCGAAGATTCTTTCTTCATTCGATCCCGCGCCGAAACTCCATCTCAAAGTGGATACCGGAATGGGAAGACTGGGAAGTCACGGAGACGCCCTCAAAAACACGTTAGACGAACTCAAGAAAGAAGGAATCAAACTCGACGGGATCTGCACTCATTTCGCGAGCACGGAAGACGTATTAGAACATAAATATTCTCTAATGCAGATATCCAAGTTCGAAGAGGCGGTGAAACTCGCGGAGTCCTTCGGTTATAAGAATTTAATCCGACATACATGCGCTTCGGCTTCGACGATGTTGTTCTCGAACGCACATTATGAAATGGTGAGAATCGGAATCTCCTTATACGGTCTTTGGCCGAGTATGCAGACCCGTTTGTCCTTGAATTTAAACGGAAATAAGAATTTTCAGCTGAGTCCGGTTCTTTCGTGGAAAACAAGAATCGCACACATTCAAAATCATCCCGCAAACAGTTATATCGGATACGGTTCCACGTTTCAAACCTCGTACCCCACGAAGGTAGCGGTCGTTCCGGTCGGTTACTACGAAGGATTGGATCGAAAACTTTCCAGCAACGGAGACATGTTGATTCTCGGCAAACGCGCGAGAATCCTCGGAAGAATCTGCATGAACATGACGATGCTCGACGTTACGCATATTCCCGGCGCGGAAGTGGGAAGCGTCGTAACGATCGTCGGCGCCGACGGGGAAGAATCCGTAACGGCCGACGACATCGCGGATAGAACTCATACGATCAACTACGAGATTACCACAAGAATCAGCGAATCCATCCCCAGGATTGTTGTAGACTAG
- a CDS encoding dienelactone hydrolase has product MSYDIDSIFMKRDDDSTKTLAFRVNQIDITGDLRLPEKTELLVIFVFGERGEKYKDRFVQLRQNLDEHGVATLFISELLTEDEKRISANRFDESLLADRLIATTRQLRILPETKNLKFAYLSLSNVSERVFRAASVLKGEIESLVLIGDGPLPLNVVFSHAPLLNIVGALDFRAIASNQVLLNRIDSPIKRLYSIPGSPGHFDEPQKWEMVSDVVLRWFADPKRRILEFAE; this is encoded by the coding sequence ATGAGTTACGATATCGATTCGATCTTTATGAAACGAGACGACGATTCAACGAAAACACTGGCCTTTCGAGTCAATCAGATCGATATCACGGGAGATTTGCGTCTTCCCGAAAAAACGGAATTGCTCGTGATCTTCGTATTCGGTGAAAGGGGAGAAAAATATAAGGATCGATTCGTTCAACTTCGTCAAAACCTGGACGAACACGGAGTGGCGACCCTGTTCATCTCGGAACTTTTGACCGAGGACGAAAAAAGAATCTCCGCCAATCGTTTCGACGAATCGTTGTTAGCCGATCGATTGATCGCCACGACGAGACAGCTAAGAATTCTTCCCGAAACCAAAAACTTAAAATTCGCTTACTTAAGTCTTTCGAACGTTTCCGAACGGGTATTTCGAGCCGCTTCCGTTTTGAAAGGAGAGATCGAAAGTCTCGTATTGATCGGAGACGGTCCTCTTCCCTTGAACGTCGTATTCAGTCACGCACCCTTGCTGAACATCGTAGGCGCCCTCGATTTTCGCGCGATCGCATCCAATCAAGTTCTATTGAATCGGATCGATTCTCCGATCAAACGTCTTTATTCCATACCGGGTTCACCGGGTCATTTTGACGAACCGCAAAAATGGGAAATGGTTTCGGACGTCGTTCTTCGTTGGTTCGCGGATCCGAAACGGAGAATTTTAGAATTCGCCGAATGA
- a CDS encoding LIC_20245 family lipoprotein, whose product MKKKIVYSSIIILSIVLSYFVFSDGGFFSGNDSENNEKLPSGLSRNTVDREEDSIFESGNFLDFSKSGEPENSNDTDSETNENGDNTNVATGGYSSLSPEEKERIRKEVIQKVKPLADRFPNNSLIPRELTKEQEEKRMKDEEKMDEVRGALLEGREVAKPDMEFYLDSKIKKSNDMTEILEYSVKFFKDAGRNYPDSSLKIIEDRLHSLRESKDELLNARKNLDIPAP is encoded by the coding sequence ATGAAAAAGAAAATCGTATATTCTAGTATTATAATTTTATCAATTGTTTTGTCCTATTTCGTTTTTTCGGACGGAGGTTTTTTTTCCGGAAACGATTCCGAAAACAACGAGAAACTTCCGAGCGGTCTTAGCAGAAACACGGTAGACAGAGAAGAGGATTCCATCTTTGAATCCGGAAATTTTTTGGATTTTTCAAAGTCCGGAGAACCGGAAAACTCGAACGATACCGATTCGGAAACGAACGAGAATGGGGACAACACAAACGTCGCAACGGGCGGATATTCTAGTTTATCACCCGAGGAAAAGGAAAGAATTCGCAAGGAAGTGATTCAAAAAGTCAAACCGCTCGCGGATCGATTCCCGAACAATTCATTGATTCCAAGGGAGTTGACCAAGGAACAAGAAGAGAAACGAATGAAAGACGAAGAGAAGATGGACGAGGTCCGAGGTGCCTTGTTGGAAGGACGAGAGGTCGCGAAACCGGATATGGAATTTTATCTCGACTCCAAGATCAAAAAATCGAACGATATGACCGAGATCCTAGAATACAGCGTCAAATTTTTTAAGGACGCGGGCAGGAATTATCCCGATTCTTCTTTAAAGATCATAGAAGATCGTCTTCATTCTTTGCGAGAAAGCAAAGACGAGTTGTTGAACGCCAGAAAAAATTTGGACATACCTGCTCCATGA
- a CDS encoding LytR/AlgR family response regulator transcription factor, producing the protein MANANKEWRTVIVEDEAPTRELLVNFCLSRPELKLCKVAKDGEEALEYLQSETVDLAFFDINLPLLSGLEILERLEISPYVIFITALKDKAIEAFELGAIDYLLKPFSKERFYKAVDRAIQFLEKVEEPTPKNVFNEHGLFILEKENHFLIPYKDINYISSRDNFSLVHTDAREYVTYKSLKSLETKLPPTRFLRIYKQYIINLEKLSHLQSDNMGNYSVYLKDEEETQLPVGRKYISKIKELL; encoded by the coding sequence ATGGCAAACGCGAATAAAGAATGGAGAACCGTAATCGTCGAGGACGAAGCCCCGACTCGGGAACTCCTCGTCAACTTTTGTCTTTCTCGTCCCGAACTGAAACTTTGTAAGGTCGCAAAGGACGGAGAGGAAGCCTTGGAATATCTCCAATCGGAAACGGTCGACCTCGCTTTTTTCGACATCAATCTTCCTCTTCTTTCCGGATTGGAAATTTTGGAACGACTTGAGATTTCGCCTTACGTGATTTTTATAACCGCTTTAAAAGATAAGGCGATCGAAGCGTTCGAATTGGGCGCCATCGACTATCTTCTCAAACCTTTTTCGAAGGAACGTTTTTACAAAGCGGTCGATCGTGCGATCCAATTTTTGGAAAAGGTCGAGGAGCCAACGCCTAAGAACGTATTTAACGAACACGGTCTTTTTATTCTCGAAAAGGAAAATCACTTCCTGATCCCTTACAAGGACATCAATTATATCTCTTCCCGAGACAACTTCAGTTTGGTTCACACGGACGCGAGGGAATACGTAACCTATAAGTCCTTAAAAAGTCTCGAAACGAAACTTCCTCCGACTCGATTTTTAAGAATCTACAAACAATACATCATCAACTTGGAAAAACTTTCCCATCTTCAAAGCGATAACATGGGAAATTATTCGGTGTATCTCAAGGACGAGGAAGAAACACAACTCCCCGTGGGAAGAAAATACATCTCTAAGATCAAAGAACTTCTATAA